The following coding sequences are from one Treponema bryantii window:
- a CDS encoding type III PLP-dependent enzyme, translated as MFNRKDYVSDKDWQRFLDFSKDLETPNVVINLNTIKQNYIRLRDSFPYARIYYAMKSNPGEPVLEMLAEMGSNFDIASRYELDMISKFNVSPDRLSYGNTIKKAKDIKYFYDKGVRMFATDSKDDLKAIAENAPGSRIYVRILVENSVSADWPLSRKFGCHPDMAYDLLVLARDLGLTPYGISFHVGSQQRDIGQWNDAIAKVKYLFTSLEEEEGIRLSMINMGGGFPASYIEPTNTLAEYASEITRYIQEDFGDDIPEIILEPGRSLVGDSGILTSEVILTSRKNNTALARWVYVDAGKFNGLIETLDESIKYPVVTSRDAPGEKEGVVIIAGPTCDSMDIMYEDAKYKLPISLKPGDKLYWLSTGAYTSTYASVAFNGFPPIKTYFMK; from the coding sequence ATGTTTAATCGTAAAGACTATGTCAGCGATAAGGACTGGCAGCGTTTTCTCGACTTTTCTAAAGATTTGGAAACTCCAAATGTCGTAATTAATCTCAATACAATCAAGCAGAACTACATTAGACTTAGAGATTCATTCCCTTATGCGCGTATTTATTACGCTATGAAATCAAATCCAGGCGAACCAGTTCTTGAAATGCTCGCTGAAATGGGCTCAAATTTTGATATTGCCTCACGCTACGAACTGGACATGATTTCTAAATTTAATGTCTCTCCAGACAGACTTTCTTACGGAAACACTATTAAAAAGGCAAAGGACATTAAATATTTCTATGATAAGGGCGTGCGCATGTTCGCAACCGACAGTAAGGATGACTTGAAGGCTATTGCCGAGAATGCTCCTGGTTCACGCATTTATGTACGTATTCTTGTAGAAAATTCAGTTAGTGCAGACTGGCCTCTTTCCCGCAAATTCGGCTGCCATCCTGATATGGCTTATGATTTGCTTGTTCTTGCACGTGATCTTGGACTTACTCCTTATGGAATCAGCTTCCATGTAGGTAGCCAGCAGCGCGATATTGGTCAGTGGAACGACGCTATTGCAAAGGTAAAGTACCTCTTTACATCTCTTGAAGAGGAAGAAGGTATCCGCCTTTCTATGATCAATATGGGTGGTGGTTTCCCGGCAAGCTATATCGAGCCTACAAACACACTGGCTGAGTATGCTTCAGAAATTACCCGTTATATCCAGGAAGACTTTGGTGATGATATTCCAGAAATCATTCTTGAACCAGGCCGTTCCCTCGTTGGAGACAGCGGAATACTTACAAGCGAAGTAATTCTTACATCACGCAAAAACAACACAGCACTTGCCCGTTGGGTTTATGTTGATGCCGGAAAGTTCAACGGTCTTATCGAAACTCTCGATGAGTCTATTAAATACCCTGTTGTAACAAGTCGCGACGCTCCAGGCGAAAAAGAAGGCGTAGTAATCATCGCCGGCCCAACCTGCGACAGTATGGACATCATGTACGAAGATGCAAAATATAAGCTTCCGATTTCCCTGAAACCAGGAGACAAACTCTACTGGCTTTCAACAGGTGCTTATACTTCGACTTACGCATCGGTTGCGTTTAACGGATTCCCGCCGATTAAGACTTATTTTATGAAATAA
- a CDS encoding NAD(+) synthase, with protein MTYGFIKTACVSPRMKVADCLFNSEEIVKSAVEAAENGAAIIVFPELSITGYTCGDLFFQQALQKSAENQLAYIIKETAKLNALIFTGLPVFSTEGIYNCAAAIFRGKFLALYAKSFLPNYGEFYERRQFTPFQQNMKTRFINFAGFENVPFGTDILLQESNNPSLKVACEICEDLWVPLPPSSSHVLAGATVIANLSAGNEIIGKAEYRRTLVKAQSARSICAYLYANAGMDESTQDMVFAGHSLIVENGSLLAESTLFSNATVYADIDVERLCQERRKTTSYGYSVNNNPLKQDYTTVYFDLENQKENFTRYIDSHPFVPNDKEKRSQRCLEVITLQYQGLAKRLRHINCQSAVIGLSGGLDSTLALLITCRAFDSVGASREKITAITMPCFGTTDRTYNNACALARECGVTLKEVRIADSVRQHFKDIGQDENLHDVTYENCQARERTQVLMDYANKTNGIVIGTGDLSELALGWCTYNGDHMSMYGVNSSIPKTLVRYLVQWFADENDSAVLRDILDTPVSPELLPPTDGKISQVTEDLVGPYELHDFFLYYLLRFGFSPAKIFFLAQHSELGKTYSREVILKWLKTFYRRFFSQQFKRSCMPDGAKVGTINLSPRGDWRMPSDAMATVWLKELETL; from the coding sequence ATGACATATGGATTTATAAAAACTGCTTGTGTCAGTCCTCGGATGAAAGTTGCAGACTGCCTTTTTAATTCGGAAGAAATTGTAAAAAGTGCCGTAGAAGCTGCTGAAAACGGGGCTGCAATTATTGTTTTTCCAGAACTTTCTATTACAGGCTATACCTGCGGAGACCTTTTCTTTCAGCAGGCTCTTCAAAAATCTGCAGAAAATCAACTTGCTTATATTATCAAAGAAACAGCAAAACTGAATGCCCTGATTTTTACGGGGCTCCCAGTTTTTTCTACAGAAGGCATTTATAACTGTGCCGCTGCCATTTTCAGAGGAAAGTTTCTTGCGCTTTATGCTAAATCATTTTTGCCAAATTACGGCGAGTTTTATGAACGCCGCCAGTTTACTCCTTTCCAGCAGAATATGAAAACCCGCTTTATCAATTTTGCAGGTTTTGAAAATGTACCTTTTGGAACAGATATCCTTCTTCAGGAATCAAATAATCCGTCATTAAAAGTAGCCTGTGAAATCTGCGAAGATTTGTGGGTTCCACTTCCTCCATCAAGCAGTCATGTTCTGGCTGGTGCTACAGTAATTGCAAATCTTTCTGCCGGAAACGAAATTATCGGTAAAGCAGAATATCGCAGAACTCTGGTTAAGGCTCAGTCGGCACGTTCAATTTGTGCCTATCTTTACGCAAATGCCGGAATGGACGAATCGACACAGGACATGGTTTTTGCCGGCCACAGTCTGATAGTAGAAAACGGCAGCCTGCTTGCAGAATCTACCTTGTTTTCAAATGCTACAGTTTATGCTGATATAGATGTTGAGCGTCTCTGTCAGGAACGTAGAAAAACAACAAGCTATGGCTATTCAGTCAACAACAATCCGCTTAAGCAAGACTATACTACAGTTTATTTTGATTTAGAAAATCAGAAAGAAAACTTTACCCGATATATAGATTCACATCCTTTTGTTCCTAATGATAAAGAAAAAAGAAGTCAACGCTGTCTTGAAGTTATTACCCTGCAGTATCAGGGGCTTGCAAAAAGACTTCGCCATATAAACTGTCAGTCTGCCGTGATAGGTCTTTCAGGCGGCCTTGATTCTACATTAGCACTTTTAATTACCTGCCGCGCTTTTGACAGTGTAGGTGCCAGCCGCGAAAAAATCACCGCAATAACAATGCCATGTTTTGGCACAACAGACCGCACTTATAACAATGCCTGTGCCCTTGCCCGTGAATGCGGCGTAACTCTTAAAGAAGTTCGCATTGCAGATTCTGTTCGCCAGCATTTTAAAGATATTGGCCAGGATGAAAACCTTCACGATGTAACTTACGAAAACTGCCAGGCACGAGAAAGAACTCAGGTTCTTATGGACTATGCAAACAAGACAAATGGTATAGTGATTGGAACAGGAGATCTTTCCGAGCTTGCTTTGGGCTGGTGCACATATAACGGCGACCATATGTCTATGTACGGAGTTAATTCATCAATTCCAAAAACTCTGGTCCGCTATTTAGTTCAGTGGTTTGCCGATGAAAATGATTCAGCAGTTCTGCGTGATATTCTGGACACACCAGTTTCACCAGAACTCCTTCCTCCAACAGATGGAAAAATCTCTCAGGTAACAGAAGATCTGGTTGGCCCTTATGAACTGCACGATTTCTTCTTATATTATCTTCTTCGTTTCGGATTTTCGCCTGCAAAGATTTTCTTTTTGGCCCAGCATTCTGAGCTCGGAAAAACTTACAGCCGCGAAGTTATCTTAAAGTGGCTTAAAACTTTTTACCGCCGTTTCTTCAGTCAGCAGTTCAAACGAAGCTGCATGCCAGACGGTGCAAAAGTCGGAACAATCAATCTTTCTCCACGCGGCGACTGGCGTATGCCAAGCGACGCTATGGCTACTGTCTGGTTGAAAGAGCTTGAAACTTTGTAA
- a CDS encoding APC family permease translates to MADEKKLGLPSVIATGVGLIVATSVLLSIAQGASILGLPFIITMTIACAFNILTALSICELNALMPNLTGGLAQFTLASCGPFITIITNMGGFICCQMILGSSEAAMFGNTMSTVLTAVPVSPTVWTIALIVILFVLNLFGVDMFAKIQNIVAYGLIVSLVIMGILGCIKVNPSTLIEQPAFMTEKFTDTLSLLGLAFFLFIGVEYIVPISPNVKNSRKIVPIGMVLSLVIILVMQILLTIGFKNYTEWEALGESTVPHILYGSLLLGKAGTIWMSVVSMLAVISTLNTAMFGVSQLCAGMAKIGLLPTSFLRKTPAGSPYVGLILVAVVMVILNAIGLSSSDSLVFLILTGCTFWIFCYVMVHIDVIILRKKLPKAPRTFKLPFGIVIPVLGIIGNLFMIWNIDPSWELKKIIYLVFAGVSVILAVYAFFWCKFVIKRPMFKGYEIKEVMAMDTDLYQIRHYPEIAKKLHMVAEPEIKPLSPETNTGTRPKSN, encoded by the coding sequence ATGGCAGATGAAAAGAAATTAGGTCTGCCGAGTGTTATTGCTACTGGCGTCGGGTTGATTGTTGCAACTAGTGTTTTGCTTTCAATCGCTCAGGGAGCAAGTATACTTGGTTTGCCCTTTATAATAACAATGACGATTGCCTGTGCTTTCAATATTTTGACAGCACTTTCAATCTGTGAATTGAATGCACTGATGCCTAACCTTACAGGTGGACTGGCACAGTTTACACTTGCAAGTTGCGGACCATTCATCACAATTATTACAAATATGGGTGGCTTCATCTGTTGTCAGATGATTTTGGGAAGTTCGGAAGCAGCCATGTTTGGTAATACTATGAGTACCGTATTAACAGCTGTTCCTGTTTCACCTACAGTCTGGACAATTGCACTGATTGTTATTCTGTTTGTTTTGAATCTTTTTGGTGTTGATATGTTTGCAAAAATCCAGAACATCGTAGCCTACGGACTGATTGTTTCCCTGGTTATTATGGGTATTCTTGGATGTATCAAGGTAAATCCTTCAACACTGATTGAACAGCCGGCTTTTATGACAGAAAAGTTTACTGATACACTGTCGCTGCTGGGACTTGCCTTCTTCCTCTTTATTGGAGTTGAATATATAGTTCCAATTTCACCAAATGTAAAAAATTCAAGAAAGATTGTTCCAATAGGAATGGTTTTGAGTCTTGTAATTATTCTTGTTATGCAGATTCTTCTGACAATCGGTTTCAAGAATTACACAGAATGGGAAGCACTGGGAGAAAGTACAGTTCCACATATTCTTTACGGTTCACTTCTTCTTGGAAAAGCCGGTACAATCTGGATGTCAGTAGTTTCAATGCTTGCTGTAATTAGTACACTTAATACAGCAATGTTTGGTGTAAGCCAGTTATGTGCAGGTATGGCAAAAATCGGTTTGCTGCCTACAAGCTTCCTTAGAAAGACACCTGCAGGTTCACCTTATGTAGGATTGATTCTTGTAGCGGTTGTAATGGTGATTTTGAATGCAATAGGACTCTCAAGCAGTGATTCCCTTGTATTCTTGATTCTTACTGGTTGTACCTTTTGGATTTTCTGTTATGTTATGGTTCATATTGATGTAATCATCTTAAGAAAGAAATTACCAAAGGCACCAAGAACCTTTAAGCTTCCATTTGGAATTGTTATTCCTGTGCTCGGAATAATTGGCAATTTGTTCATGATCTGGAACATAGATCCAAGCTGGGAATTAAAGAAGATTATCTATTTAGTCTTTGCAGGTGTTTCTGTAATTCTTGCAGTTTATGCTTTCTTCTGGTGTAAGTTTGTAATCAAGAGACCTATGTTCAAGGGCTATGAAATTAAAGAGGTTATGGCCATGGATACAGATCTTTATCAGATTCGTCATTATCCGGAAATTGCAAAGAAGCTTCATATGGTTGCAGAACCAGAGATTAAGCCTCTTTCTCCAGAAACAAATACTGGAACCAGACCAAAAAGTAATTAA
- a CDS encoding Rid family hydrolase produces the protein MKRKNYSSGAPLEQKAGYSRAVRIGDFIFVGGTTAVQPDGSVYGEGDSYAQLKYILEKQVKIIEQAGGKKEDVFEVRIFQTPEFEKAGMAAYTEIFHDVMPLCTGVTIAKLNRPTQLVEVEMSAAIGTELEE, from the coding sequence ATGAAAAGAAAGAACTATTCATCGGGAGCACCGCTGGAACAGAAAGCTGGTTACTCCCGTGCAGTCCGCATAGGTGATTTTATTTTTGTAGGTGGAACAACAGCAGTTCAGCCTGATGGTTCCGTATATGGAGAAGGAGATTCTTATGCTCAGCTCAAATATATTCTTGAAAAACAGGTCAAGATTATAGAACAGGCTGGCGGAAAGAAAGAAGATGTTTTTGAAGTAAGAATCTTTCAGACTCCGGAATTCGAAAAGGCTGGAATGGCTGCTTATACAGAAATATTTCACGATGTTATGCCTTTGTGTACTGGCGTTACAATTGCAAAACTTAACAGGCCGACCCAACTGGTAGAAGTTGAAATGTCGGCTGCAATTGGAACTGAATTAGAAGAATAG
- a CDS encoding P-II family nitrogen regulator has protein sequence MEEKFSRVEVITGISKIAALQSALGKFRITGMTVYQVLGCGVQHGTQEFEVEEKKEIQLLPKEVVMMVVPTDEVPDVIEFLKKELYTGHIGDGKIFVSDVTNIVRVRTGEEGMDALLSTEK, from the coding sequence ATGGAAGAAAAGTTTAGTCGAGTAGAAGTAATTACAGGTATTTCAAAAATTGCAGCCCTTCAAAGTGCTTTGGGAAAATTCCGAATTACTGGTATGACAGTTTACCAGGTATTGGGTTGTGGTGTTCAGCATGGAACTCAGGAATTTGAAGTTGAAGAAAAAAAGGAAATCCAGCTTCTTCCAAAGGAAGTTGTAATGATGGTTGTTCCAACTGATGAAGTCCCTGATGTAATTGAGTTCCTGAAAAAAGAACTTTACACAGGTCACATTGGAGATGGAAAGATTTTTGTTTCTGATGTTACAAATATTGTTCGTGTTCGTACTGGAGAAGAAGGTATGGATGCCCTGCTGTCAACGGAGAAATAA
- a CDS encoding tyramine oxidase subunit B: MAYPKIDFLYLNEQDMIAAGVKDMKGCIEAMEEMFKLMKVGNYRMGGANGNSHGTMVTFPASSPFPEMPVDGPDRRFMAMPAYLGGKFDMAGMKWYGSNAENREKGLPRSILMLTLNDKDTGAPLAYMSANILSAYRTGAVPGVGYKYFAPEDSKVIGIVGPGVMSKTALAAAMAVRPGIEVIKVKGRGKASLEKFIADAKKDYPSVKEVYAVDTIEEACRDADIISVSTSTPTTGDTSIYPYIKEEWIKPGTIISSTAALRFDDDFIINRARTVTDNIALYEAWEEEYAPEAYKTVPIPAVHVEDLIAEGKMKREQIDDLGDILTGKIPVHRDPKEIVVYSVGGMPVEDVAWGTIVYRNALEKGIGTKLNLWETPDLR; the protein is encoded by the coding sequence ATGGCATACCCAAAAATTGACTTTTTATATCTTAATGAACAGGACATGATTGCAGCTGGGGTAAAAGATATGAAGGGCTGCATCGAAGCAATGGAAGAGATGTTCAAGCTTATGAAAGTTGGAAACTACAGAATGGGAGGTGCAAATGGTAACTCTCACGGAACAATGGTTACCTTCCCGGCAAGTTCACCATTCCCAGAAATGCCTGTAGATGGCCCAGACCGCCGCTTTATGGCAATGCCTGCATATCTTGGTGGAAAATTTGATATGGCAGGAATGAAATGGTATGGCTCAAACGCAGAAAACAGGGAAAAAGGTTTACCACGTTCAATTCTTATGCTGACTTTGAATGATAAGGATACTGGAGCACCTTTGGCTTATATGAGTGCAAACATTCTTTCTGCTTATCGAACAGGTGCAGTTCCGGGAGTTGGTTATAAGTATTTTGCTCCAGAAGATTCTAAGGTAATTGGAATTGTAGGACCTGGAGTTATGAGCAAGACAGCTCTTGCAGCGGCAATGGCAGTACGGCCAGGAATTGAAGTTATCAAGGTAAAAGGCCGAGGTAAGGCAAGCCTTGAAAAATTTATTGCTGACGCAAAGAAGGATTATCCGTCAGTAAAAGAAGTATATGCAGTAGATACAATAGAAGAAGCTTGTAGAGATGCAGATATTATTTCTGTCAGCACATCTACACCAACTACCGGCGATACAAGTATTTATCCATACATCAAGGAAGAGTGGATAAAGCCAGGTACAATCATCAGCTCCACAGCAGCCCTTAGATTTGATGATGACTTCATAATCAACAGAGCAAGAACTGTAACAGACAATATTGCCTTGTATGAAGCTTGGGAAGAAGAATATGCGCCAGAAGCTTATAAGACTGTTCCAATTCCTGCAGTTCATGTTGAAGATCTGATTGCAGAAGGCAAGATGAAGCGTGAACAGATTGATGATTTGGGAGATATCCTGACAGGAAAAATACCTGTACATCGTGATCCAAAGGAAATCGTAGTTTATTCAGTTGGTGGTATGCCGGTTGAAGATGTTGCCTGGGGAACAATTGTTTATCGAAATGCCTTGGAAAAAGGTATTGGTACAAAGTTAAATCTGTGGGAGACACCAGATTTAAGATAA
- a CDS encoding helix-turn-helix domain-containing protein — protein MKKNQALISIQPYFVMESDNFCQHILIENGISHFFSFSNNSSQDITLPLLVDSCSNLIFEYKDGSVRTHLIGITVEKRTFSVKKNADYFGVRLQPSVTKFVKEYTPKELVGNIVILDDLLSTRDFCKKMGEQKNFNSRMLTFLQEYSKFQAYENGDTKDTLFKQISDLIIQRKGIVKVRELEELSGYSSRYINKIFDKELGLSAKQLCNSIKFQFLLDDMNKGIGDSFTSIASEYNFYDQAHFIHEFKEFSGKTPGEYAEEVENKKYISSIKNI, from the coding sequence GTGAAAAAGAACCAGGCCCTTATTTCAATTCAGCCATATTTTGTTATGGAATCAGATAACTTCTGTCAGCATATATTAATCGAAAATGGCATTTCACATTTCTTCAGTTTTTCAAATAATTCAAGTCAGGATATTACACTGCCTTTATTAGTAGACAGCTGCAGTAATTTAATCTTTGAATATAAAGATGGAAGTGTGAGAACACATCTGATTGGAATTACAGTTGAAAAGCGTACTTTTTCAGTCAAAAAGAATGCAGACTATTTTGGTGTCAGACTTCAGCCAAGTGTTACAAAATTTGTAAAAGAATATACCCCAAAGGAATTAGTTGGAAATATCGTTATATTAGATGATTTACTTTCTACCAGAGACTTCTGTAAAAAAATGGGCGAACAAAAGAATTTTAACAGCCGCATGCTAACCTTTTTACAGGAATATTCAAAGTTCCAGGCTTATGAAAATGGAGATACCAAAGATACTTTATTCAAGCAGATTTCAGATTTAATTATTCAACGTAAGGGAATAGTAAAAGTCCGCGAATTAGAAGAATTGTCCGGCTATTCTTCCAGATATATCAACAAGATTTTTGATAAAGAACTTGGCTTAAGTGCTAAACAGCTTTGTAATTCTATAAAATTTCAGTTTTTATTAGATGATATGAACAAGGGAATTGGAGACAGTTTTACAAGTATTGCTTCAGAATATAATTTTTATGATCAGGCTCATTTTATTCATGAATTCAAGGAGTTTTCCGGAAAGACTCCAGGAGAATATGCGGAAGAAGTAGAAAACAAAAAATATATTAGTTCTATTAAAAATATTTAG
- a CDS encoding FAD-binding oxidoreductase, whose amino-acid sequence MMTKADVIVIGAGIVGNATAYYLAKKEKKVIVLEASDYIGNGGSSRNGGGVRQSGRNPKELPLMKWGVQNIWPTLSEELGVDTEYTQEGNLRLGKNDQHKAILQKLADGANACGVEVKMIDAAEVKKINPYLSDEVTCASWCPTDGHANPLTTTLGYYKKARELGADFITGAPVSRIVTKAGKITGVEAGEGDEKTFFEAETVVVAAGYESNAILETVGITIPMHKRAVTCLVTEAEPQMFRQMLGTAMADFYGHQTKHGSFVMGGTDGFDECPAHIDDSYPLVGSSMISATSRGILGYFPMLENAKIVRAWGGYVDFCVDGCATVSKVDEVPGLYVECSFTGHGFGIGPAAAYNIAELICTGSCPADISPLRYDRFKPAK is encoded by the coding sequence ATGATGACAAAGGCTGATGTTATAGTTATAGGTGCTGGAATAGTAGGAAACGCTACAGCTTATTATCTTGCAAAGAAAGAAAAAAAAGTAATTGTTCTTGAAGCAAGTGATTATATTGGAAACGGTGGTTCCAGCCGCAATGGTGGTGGAGTGCGACAATCAGGACGTAACCCAAAAGAATTACCATTAATGAAATGGGGAGTTCAGAATATCTGGCCAACCTTAAGTGAAGAACTTGGAGTTGATACAGAATACACTCAGGAAGGAAACTTACGTTTAGGTAAAAATGATCAGCATAAGGCTATTTTGCAGAAACTCGCTGATGGAGCGAATGCCTGCGGTGTCGAAGTAAAAATGATTGATGCTGCAGAAGTAAAAAAGATTAATCCTTATTTAAGTGATGAAGTTACCTGTGCTTCCTGGTGTCCAACAGACGGTCATGCAAACCCTCTGACTACAACTTTGGGATATTATAAAAAGGCTCGTGAATTGGGAGCTGATTTTATAACAGGAGCTCCAGTGAGCCGAATTGTTACCAAAGCTGGCAAGATTACAGGTGTTGAAGCTGGAGAAGGTGATGAAAAAACATTCTTTGAAGCCGAGACTGTAGTAGTTGCTGCAGGTTATGAAAGTAATGCAATTCTTGAAACTGTAGGAATAACTATTCCAATGCATAAACGTGCGGTTACTTGTCTTGTTACAGAAGCTGAACCTCAGATGTTCAGGCAAATGCTTGGTACTGCCATGGCCGATTTCTACGGACATCAGACAAAGCATGGTTCTTTTGTAATGGGTGGAACAGATGGTTTTGATGAATGTCCTGCTCATATAGATGATTCATATCCACTGGTTGGTTCAAGTATGATTAGTGCAACAAGCCGTGGAATCCTGGGGTATTTCCCAATGCTGGAAAATGCAAAGATTGTTCGCGCCTGGGGCGGATATGTAGATTTCTGTGTGGATGGATGTGCAACAGTAAGTAAGGTAGATGAAGTTCCGGGGCTGTATGTTGAATGTAGTTTTACAGGACATGGTTTTGGAATTGGACCTGCAGCAGCTTACAACATTGCAGAATTAATCTGTACAGGTTCCTGCCCGGCAGATATCAGTCCATTGAGATACGACAGATTCAAGCCGGCAAAATAG
- a CDS encoding (2Fe-2S)-binding protein: protein MMNDRSRDIGEFVPMPDDDMIICRCEEITKGEIRKAVHAGMFTMQEIRRYLRAGMGLCQGQTCSKLVKGIVAAEQKVSPALINPATSRGPIRPTEMKTLASEVL from the coding sequence ATGATGAATGACAGATCAAGAGATATAGGAGAATTTGTTCCAATGCCAGATGATGACATGATTATCTGCCGTTGTGAAGAAATTACAAAAGGCGAAATAAGAAAAGCTGTTCATGCTGGAATGTTTACAATGCAGGAAATAAGAAGATATTTAAGAGCAGGTATGGGGCTTTGTCAGGGGCAGACTTGTTCTAAGCTTGTAAAAGGAATAGTTGCAGCAGAACAAAAAGTAAGTCCTGCTCTTATTAATCCGGCTACAAGTCGAGGGCCTATAAGACCAACAGAAATGAAAACGCTTGCTTCGGAGGTGTTGTAA
- a CDS encoding FAD-dependent oxidoreductase, translating to MERYNLIVVGAGPAGLSAAIESAKRGMSVMVFDENHKPGGQLFKQIHKFFGSKEHKAKIRGFNIGTELLKEASDAGVQVKLNATVIGIFENKEVTVNHDGAVHHYKADSVIIATGAAENMVPFEGWTLPGVIGAGAAQTMMNLHGVKPGKKILMLGSGNVGLVVSFQLLQAGCEVVALVDAAPRIGGYGVHAAKVARTGVPFYLGYTIKKVIGTEKVEGVIIGKVDEHFKIIPGTEIELDVDTVCVAVGLSPMSQLLKMSGCKMEDNPRRGGQVPIVDEYGETSVPCLFAAGDVSGIEEASSAMIKGRMAGLRAAYKLGFTEEKVMTETETVYAKDLDSLRQGMFAPANRGKLIEKTDEGIPTSMNLLTKGFVAEDEIERYPGVTHQKGIHPVIECTQNIPCNPCQDACKKNCIKIGSCITALPVVAPDNCGCTGCGMCVASCSGQAIFLVHEDFEPGFTSITLPYEFLPLPEKGTVGKALSRSGEALCDAEIVGVRSAGAFDHTHLLTMKVPNEYGYKARFWRLEK from the coding sequence ATGGAAAGATATAATTTAATAGTAGTAGGCGCAGGTCCTGCCGGACTTAGTGCTGCAATAGAATCGGCAAAGCGTGGAATGTCTGTAATGGTTTTTGATGAAAATCATAAACCCGGAGGACAGCTTTTTAAGCAGATTCACAAGTTCTTTGGTTCAAAAGAGCATAAAGCAAAAATCAGGGGATTTAATATTGGAACAGAACTTCTTAAGGAAGCTTCTGATGCAGGTGTTCAGGTAAAGCTTAATGCGACTGTTATTGGAATCTTTGAAAATAAGGAAGTTACTGTTAATCACGATGGAGCGGTACATCATTACAAGGCAGATAGCGTAATTATTGCAACTGGTGCAGCAGAAAATATGGTTCCATTTGAAGGCTGGACTTTGCCGGGAGTAATTGGTGCCGGTGCTGCTCAAACAATGATGAATCTTCATGGTGTAAAGCCTGGAAAAAAGATTTTAATGCTTGGAAGTGGAAACGTTGGTCTGGTAGTAAGTTTTCAGCTTCTTCAGGCTGGCTGCGAAGTTGTCGCACTTGTTGATGCGGCTCCTAGAATTGGCGGTTATGGTGTTCATGCGGCAAAGGTTGCTCGTACAGGAGTTCCTTTCTATCTTGGTTATACAATCAAAAAGGTTATTGGTACTGAAAAGGTTGAAGGTGTAATTATTGGCAAGGTTGATGAACACTTCAAAATTATTCCTGGAACAGAAATAGAATTAGATGTTGATACAGTCTGCGTTGCAGTTGGTTTGTCTCCGATGAGTCAGTTATTAAAAATGTCTGGCTGCAAAATGGAAGATAATCCTAGACGTGGCGGCCAGGTTCCAATTGTTGATGAATATGGCGAAACTTCTGTTCCTTGTTTATTTGCAGCAGGAGATGTAAGTGGAATAGAAGAAGCAAGTTCAGCCATGATTAAAGGAAGAATGGCAGGACTCAGGGCAGCCTACAAGCTTGGCTTTACAGAAGAAAAGGTTATGACAGAAACAGAAACTGTCTATGCAAAAGATTTGGACAGTCTGCGTCAGGGAATGTTTGCTCCAGCTAACCGTGGCAAGCTGATTGAAAAAACTGATGAAGGAATACCAACTTCAATGAATCTTTTAACTAAGGGCTTTGTTGCAGAAGATGAAATTGAAAGATATCCGGGAGTAACCCATCAGAAGGGAATCCATCCGGTAATTGAATGTACACAGAATATTCCTTGTAACCCATGTCAGGATGCATGTAAGAAAAATTGCATTAAGATTGGTTCCTGTATTACGGCACTTCCTGTTGTTGCTCCAGATAATTGTGGATGTACAGGCTGCGGTATGTGTGTAGCATCATGTTCCGGACAGGCAATATTCCTTGTTCATGAAGATTTTGAACCTGGATTTACAAGTATAACCCTTCCTTACGAATTCCTGCCGCTTCCTGAAAAGGGAACTGTTGGAAAGGCTTTGAGTAGAAGTGGTGAAGCTTTATGTGATGCAGAGATTGTTGGAGTAAGAAGTGCAGGAGCTTTTGATCATACTCATCTTCTTACAATGAAAGTTCCAAATGAATATGGATATAAGGCTCGCTTCTGGCGCCTGGAAAAATAA
- a CDS encoding (2Fe-2S)-binding protein yields the protein METERITEHPILGVPEKGALVTFTLDGNEMQGYEGEPIAAALRAAGILKHRETSKQHKPRGIFCAIGRCTDCVMVVDGVPNTRTCITPLKAGMKVQTQYGCSAEKTW from the coding sequence ATGGAAACTGAAAGAATAACAGAACATCCAATATTAGGGGTTCCTGAAAAAGGTGCTCTGGTGACATTTACTTTAGATGGTAATGAAATGCAGGGGTACGAAGGGGAACCTATTGCTGCTGCTTTACGAGCCGCAGGAATTCTTAAACATCGCGAAACTTCAAAACAGCATAAACCACGAGGAATTTTCTGTGCAATTGGAAGATGTACAGATTGCGTAATGGTTGTGGATGGTGTTCCAAATACACGAACTTGTATAACTCCATTAAAAGCAGGAATGAAAGTGCAGACACAATATGGTTGTTCTGCTGAAAAAACTTGGTAA